Within Triticum aestivum cultivar Chinese Spring unplaced genomic scaffold, IWGSC CS RefSeq v2.1 scaffold163661, whole genome shotgun sequence, the genomic segment CGGTGCCAATAAGTTCAGCCACCGTAACACATGAGACAACAATTACTTGCGAACTATTTTGATAAAGGAGGGAAGAATCAAACATATATATACTTATACATGCATGAAATTTAGCACCTTAGTCTAAATTTTTGCTGTAACTGATGCATACCTTTTGTTCTCTAGGAATTCATGAAGCTTTTTAATAAGCTGATTGGCATCCAGTATCGCAAAATCTGAGTGAGGGCTGCCGAGGTCAATGAGGATATCCCTTAAAACCTTGTTTATGTCAGGGTTCTATCCGACAGGAACAAATGCCCGACATTCGAAATCACCTTTAATCTTCTCGTATACTGCTCTAGCAAGAGTGGTCTTGCCCAACCCTCCAAATCCAACAATGGAGACCTTCTTCAGTCTCTTGTTAGAGGCATCATCTCCCTCCATGGAGAGCAACCTCATGAGCTCCTGATCCCTCTTCCCATATATGCCAACTAGCTCTGTCGCTTCTGCATACAAAGCTCGAAGACAAGGATCGATAGCAATTGATTCCGTAGGATTAGGAGCAACTACCTTGTTCCTCTCACGCCTAGCGGCCACCTCCTGGAGTTGCTCCTTGATTTCCTTGATCGCGTCAGCTATGCTATGGTgattcttgcctttcttgaacaaGCCGACCATCTTGTTCTTGAGCTCCTTGAATCTGCCGGAGTTGTCATGAGGCTGCTGAATGCCGTCGCCGTCAACTCGTACGAGGAACTTGTCCACGACATCCTCCATGTTGTAGGAGAGCTCTCTGACCTCGTCAGCCCAGAGCTTGACTTGCCTGTCGAGCTGGTCCCGCGGCACCTCGCCAACCTTGACGAGGGCAGCGTGCATGCTCTCAAGCTCCTTCATGAGGAACTCGACATCTTTCCTGACGCGCTTGTGCAGCTTGTACTCCTCCACGAGCAGCTCGCCCAGCTTGGGGATCAGGCTGCCCATGGCCCCCGTGACAATATTCATGAGAGCAGGAGGACGAGCAACCAGGATCAACCGGCTGGAAACCTTTGAATCGATGAATAAGGGGAGCTGTAGTGCAATCCAAATTGTGTGAAGCCTTGAATGAAATTGTGTGAAACCTTTAACGAGCTCGAGAACTGAGCTGTCAAATTAGATCTGGAAGAATAATTAAGAACTTTTAATCAGCAGATTAATAATAAGAACCCGTGGATGTGAAAAAATTTCAGTAGAGCAGAATAGCAAGAAAGATGGGAGGGAAAATTTTACCAGGCCGCTAGCCGGGTCAGTGCCTTGGATGTATGGTGCTCTGAATAATGACTGGAAACTGCCACCCTGGATTCAACCAACGCAAATCGATGAGACTCATCAAGCAGGAAAAGTAATAACTTTTTAGATCCAAGCATTGCTATTTCACCGGAAAACAAATCGACAAGAAAAATACCCCAAGCAATGGAGGAGACTGAGAGGAAGCGGAgacgaggagcagaggaaattgctTGGAATACAGTAGTACTCTGTACTATATAGATACAGAGCCCCACTATCCCAATCTGGATTCAATCAACACAAATCGGTCAGAACCGCAAGCAGGAGAACTAATCACTTTTTAGATCGAAGCATTGCTACTTTAGCAGGAAAGAAATCAACAGGAAACATACCCAAAATGTCAACGGTCTGTGGCAGTCAGCTGGCAGGGGCGAGGACAGAGGAGGCTGGATGAGATCAGCAACAAGGGTGAATCGATCTTAGTCGAGGGAGCGCAATGGAGGAGAGCACTGAGAGGAGAGGAAGGGAGTGCTCAGTGGAGACGATGACCAGAGGAAAACCAACACGACAGCCAATGAAGAGAGCAAattactactctactctagcaccCTCTTTGAATACTCGTACCATTATGATAagggtcgcgctaactgccacacgtgtggcagaaAGGGAGACGCATCACACGTCTCTAATAtaaacagattgccacgtcatcgcatgcatgcatgcaggaatctttttggattttcagtttttaaaatgttttatttcttaaacgaaaaatccgattgaaaatccgttttcaccattaaatccctcgcgatgagatcttcaaaactagatcccatgttgatatgttttgatgaaaaaaaaatttggattaaaagttgccatgtctattgcatatgaattgtcatgatgtttacactgaagttgccatgatatgtttcagctattttcttctacatttaaaagtaaattttgacatttataaaacggggaattaagaaactagacttgccatgaaccataaactaaaattgccatgatacatgcacgtaaaattgccatggttcatataaaaaataattttcatggtcaaagtactggagttgccatcatcaaaatactaaaattgccatgatctacaaactaaaattgccacatggcaactttagtttaagccctatggcaactgcagtgtaaacatcgtggcaacttctggcaaaaaaataataattcgtcgaaacatatcaacatggggtctagttttgaagatctcgtcgagacggatttaatggtgaaaacggatttttagttcgcttttttatttaggagatacaatatttttaagccgaaaacaaaaaaaaattctgctgatgtcatctattcatacgt encodes:
- the LOC123176826 gene encoding disease resistance protein Pik-2-like: MNIVTGAMGSLIPKLGELLVEEYKLHKRVRKDVEFLMKELESMHAALVKVGEVPRDQLDRQVKLWADEVRELSYNMEDVVDKFLVRVDGDGIQQPHDNSGRFKELKNKMVGLFKKGKNHHSIADAIKEIKEQLQEVAARRERNKVVAPNPTESIAIDPCLRALYAEATELVGIYGKRDQELMRLLSMEGDDASNKRLKKVSIVGFGGLGKTTLARAVYEKIKGDFECRAFVPVG